In Vibrio echinoideorum, the sequence ATTACGCCTTTCTGTTCATGTTCGACGATTCCTTTCCTAAAAGGATTGCTGCGTGCAAGAGCAGGTTTTGGTCCAATGATGGTGTTCCTATTCGGTAGCCCACTCTTGAACCCGGTGATCATTGGCTTGTTCGTGATTACGTTCGGCTGGCAAGTAGCTGTGTTCTACTTCTTAGTAGCAATGACGGTATCGGTAGTGGCAGGTTACGCACTTGAGAAGCTTGGCTTTGAGCGTTACGTAAAACCTGAAGCTTATGAATCGACAAGTTCTTCTTCAAGCTGTGGGACTAGCTGTGATGATTCTGCTCCTAAGAAAGCAGCGCCAGCGAAGGAAGAATCTTCATGTGGTACAAGTGCATGTGGTGAACCTGCACCTGTAATGGCTAAAGAGACATCTTGCTGCGATTCGAAAAAAGAAGAGCCACAAGTTACTGTTTCATGCTGCTCAACGGATGGAAGCGCGACGGCCGAAATCGTAGAGAAGAAAGAACCTAGCCGTTGGATGAGAATTTGGTTCTCAACTTGGAAAGACTTCAAACAAGTATTCCCTTATCTAATGATGGGTATCGCGATTGGTTCATTCATCTACGGCTTCATTCCTACAGACCTCATTGCACAGTACGCTGGTGAGGGTATGTGGTATGCGATTCCTGTAGCGGCTGTGATTGGTATTCCACTGTACATTCGTGCTGAAGCGGTAATTCCATTAAGTGCTGCTCTAGTTCAGAAAGGTATGGCGTTAGGCTCGGTAATGGCATTGATCATTGGTAGTGCCGGTGCAAGTTTGACAGAAGTTATTCTGCTTAAATCAATATTCAAAAATCAAATGATTGCAGCATTTCTATTCGTTATCCTAAGTATGGCGATGGGTGCAGGTTTCCTATACAGCTTTATTTTTGCTTAATAAAAAATAGCAAAATAGCAAAATAGAAAGATAGATAGCAGAAAAATTAAAGAGCTCACGATTGTGAGCTCTTTTCTATACCGGTGACCTATATAGAACAGGATAGCGCTGCGGATATGCCTTTGGTTGCGAATGCATTAGCTGAAAGTACATCGCAATGATGACGGTTAACAGTATCTCCGTAACTGTTGGTTATGCCTGGAAACTGGAATCGATACATAGGAATTCCAAATCGTCTTTCCTTTTGTTGGCCAATCCTATTCTTACCAGTCCATAACACTCGGTTCTTAGCGGTGTAAGTGATTTTGTGCATTGCATCAAAATGTTCTTCATGACGTTGCATTTGATCGTACAACTCGACAACGCGTTGTCTGGTGAAGTTTAAAGTAGTCGATGGTTTTAGCTTTGTTCCCCAACCAATTAATACTTTCTCCATAAAGTCTCGGGTGACCAATCCCGGCCCTGTGAGTAATCCACTGCCTTTGCTACCGCCAGAGGTATTTGCATTGCCTACCAAAGTTGAATGTCGGCCAGGCATAAAAGTGGTGTAGTACTTGGTTGAACTATCTAGTCTTGGCATCCGTGCTTTGAATGCGAGTGAACGTTCATCTTCCGCAAAAACACACACCAGTTGTTTTACATTCTTACCGAGTGATTTGTAGTCTTTGAATGAGTTTAGTCCGCCAGGAACAGGATCACAGGCAAAGATGTTGACGGAGATATCGCGAAGCTTCGGGTCTTTTAGCATGCGATTGGCAAGTTCGAAACAACTGACACCACCACGACTCCAACCGACAATGTTTACCTGACTGATTGGTTTACTTTGGCGCTCTAGAGCTAAGTTTTGTTGTCGAGCAGCAAGACCGTGTTTTAAATCTGCTGCGAGCACCTTTGATTCTTTTACCCATTCTTGATATTGCTTGTTAGCGGCAAACGGCCATGCTGATTTTTCAGGACGAGTTTCACTGAGTAATCCTTTCGCTCGTGTTACGTAGTCGTTTTTATCTTTTTGAGTCCCGCGCATAATATTAAGTACATGACGCATGTTGCTATCGATGCCTTTGCCTTGCAGCGTTCCTCTAATCGTTGAATACGTGTCGTCTTTGGCTTGCTTCAACCATTCGTTTTGGTTCCCACTACCAACTCCATCGACTTGAATGTAGTCGATCATATCTCTGCCCGTTGCATTCTTCGCGAGCGTCGAAATCAATTCGCCAGAAACATAGTTTTTATGATTGTTGTCTTCTGAGTTTGAGCCTGTGCCACAGAAGAATACGGTTAATACGCTCATCCTTTGCCTTTAACGCGATTAATTAAGATTGGAATCAGTATAGAAGTGATATGAGAAATTTATAAGATTGAATGAGTTAGAGAGAGGCATTGCTCCGAAATTCGATGCAACGAAGTGGAACTCGACCTAATAATTACAGGGAACTATGAAGTAAACGGAAAGGAAATTGAGAACGTTATGGAATGCAAACAAAAAGCCCGACAGAATGCCGGGCTTAAGAACAAGATTATGTTTGAGGTAATGATTAAAAATCAAAAGCCTCTTATATCTAGCTCATTGTTGATCAATACAACACACTGAGAAGCAAACAGCATGTTTGGACCTAAGCTGATTTTCTCTGTCCCTAAACGCTTTAAGCTGTTGTAGCTTTTCTTCGGCATAGGGATATGGTCAGTTAGAAGGAAACATGGGTTTTCCGCAATCTCGGCATCACGGATAAAATCGCCTTTCTTATCCATCATGTACAGCTGATGGTCTTCAGCCAGTTCTTTAACCAATTTTTCAAAGCTCATTGTACGAACAGTGATGCCAGCTTCAACCTGACGTGTCTGTTCTTTTGTCATACCTTGAGAAGCGTCAACCGCTCTTACTACCGCTGATAACAATGCCGATTCATGAAAGCCACCAATGTTGGTGATCTCGTTTGAATCGAATGTAATGGTACGTGAAAAGTCTTTAGTACTTTCTAACACAAGGTGCACGGTCACATTCTCACGGTGAGATTGAGCAACGAAGATCGTGTTCATCAGAGTATGAGCCAGAATCTCGGTATGAGCATCTTGACCAACACCTTCTAAGATAAGTTTACTCTCTGTAGGGGCTGCGCGAGCGCGTAATACAAATGAACGCATGGAATGTACCTTGTCAGTATGTGATAAAGTGAAACAGGCTTTATCAACATGAATTGATGAATAACCAAAATTTATGGCGGTATGTAACTCTTTTCTATTAATGAAGTCAAATGGAGTTATGTATAGTACTGATCAGAAGAACTCTACGTATTAAATAGAGAGTGACCACATTACAAGATGGTAAAGGTTGAAGCGACCCAAGGTTTACATAGATAGTATGCGCAAATTATCAGGTGACTTACATAAGGAAGTAGTCGATGAAGTTACAGAAGATTAATAAAGAAGAATATAAAAAGAAGATGAACCTACTGTTGGTTTCATTGGTTGGGTCACTCGCCTTGTTTGCCATCGTATTCGGTAGCATTCTGATTGAACTTTTTGGTTCAGTTGGATCAGTTACTGGGGAAGCGACAGGCAATTTCCATTTGAATGTACTCGGGGTGTTTTTATCAGTCGCACTGAATGCCTTTATCGCGAGTCGTGTGAAAGGGCATGATTACTTTAAGGAAGCACTTTATGTGTGGAACCTTAAACAAACTCACAATCAAATCTATCGCAAGCTCAAGCGTATTCAACCGAAAGCTGAGCAAGGCGATCGAGAAGCACTGACGATCCTTTACTTCTATTACACTACGCAAAAACAGGTATATGACCTAGATAACAATACATTGACGATAAAAACGGTTCAGCAATCGCTAGATAACATAGTGGAGCTGAGTGAAAAGTGGAGTATCGAACTGGATATAAAGGCATTTTCGAAAGATCTAGTCGCGAAATTCTAAGTTATATGCTCTTGATTGTATTAACTTTGGCCTATGAAAGAGGGTTTTGACGTAAAAGTAGACGCTTAAGCAACTTTTTTGAATTTTTATCAAAAAATGGGTTGCCATGTTTACGATGATCTCTATAATGCCGCCTCACTGACACGGCAGACGCCACAAGGCTTCAGCGGTAATCAGTAAGACGGAAAGTTCGAAAGAAATTAATTTTAAAAAGTGTTTGACACTTAAGATTAAATCGCTAGAATTCACGTCCGCTTTCAAGGGTTTCTTTGTAAAAAGAAAGTTTCGACAAGCAAAGCTCTTTAACAATTTAAACCTATCAATCTGTGTGGGCACTCGTTGATGAATATCAAAACGTTTTATCCTTTGGGTAAAACAGTTACTTCGGTAACAAACTTGATTTCAATGAGCTGAGTGACCAATACGAATAATTACTTTCTATATAGAGAGGGGTTATTTGGCACAGTCAATTCATTACCATTCTGTTGGAATGGTAATAGCTTTAGAATTACATGTTCTTTGTTTATTTTCGAATAGGCGAATGAATATTAGTTTTGAAGTCAGTATTCGTTGAGTCACAAAATCTTAAATTGAAGAGTTTGATCATGGCTCAGATTGAACGCTGGCGGCAGGCCTAACACATGCAAGTCGAGCGGAAACGACACTAACAATCCTTCGGGTGCGTTAATGGGCGTCGAGCGGCGGACGGGTGAGTAATGCCTAGGAAATTGCCTTGATGTGGGGGATAACCATTGGAAACGATGGCTAATACCGCATAATGCCTACGGGCCAAAGAGGGGGATCTTCGGACCTCTCGCGTCAATATATGCCTAGGTGGGATTAGCTAGTTGGTGAGGTAATGGCTCACCAAGGCGACGATCCCTAGCTGGTCTGAGAGGATGATCAGCCACACTGGAACTGAGACACGGTCCAGACTCCTACGGGAGGCAGCAGTGGGGAATATTGCACAATGGGCGAAAGCCTGATGCAGCCATGCCGCGTGTATGAAGAAGGCCTTCGGGTTGTAAAGTACTTTCAGTTGTGAGGAAGGGTGTGTAGTTAATAGCTGCGCATCTTGACGTTAGCAACAGAAGAAGCACCGGCTAACTCCGTGCCAGCAGCCGCGGTAATACGGAGGGTGCGAGCGTTAATCGGAATTACTGGGCGTAAAGCGCATGCAGGTGGTTCATTAAGTCAGATGTGAAAGCCCGGGGCTCAACCTCGGAACTGCATTTGAAACTGGTGAACTAGAGTGCTGTAGAGGGGGGTAGAATTTCAGGTGTAGCGGTGAAATGCGTAGAGATCTGAAGGAATACCAGTGGCGAAGGCGGCCCCCTGGACAGACACTGACACTCAGATGCGAAAGCGTGGGGAGCAAACAGGATTAGATACCCTGGTAGTCCACGCCGTAAACGATGTCTACTTGGAGGTTGTGGC encodes:
- a CDS encoding permease, with product MSNEMLTMLKDALDMFAFLAVELIILFLAISYIVGILQEFLTPEKIQSILSSRNGKGYVVAALLGAITPFCSCSTIPFLKGLLRARAGFGPMMVFLFGSPLLNPVIIGLFVITFGWQVAVFYFLVAMTVSVVAGYALEKLGFERYVKPEAYESTSSSSSCGTSCDDSAPKKAAPAKEESSCGTSACGEPAPVMAKETSCCDSKKEEPQVTVSCCSTDGSATAEIVEKKEPSRWMRIWFSTWKDFKQVFPYLMMGIAIGSFIYGFIPTDLIAQYAGEGMWYAIPVAAVIGIPLYIRAEAVIPLSAALVQKGMALGSVMALIIGSAGASLTEVILLKSIFKNQMIAAFLFVILSMAMGAGFLYSFIFA
- the trmY gene encoding tRNA (pseudouridine(54)-N(1))-methyltransferase TrmY; its protein translation is MRSFVLRARAAPTESKLILEGVGQDAHTEILAHTLMNTIFVAQSHRENVTVHLVLESTKDFSRTITFDSNEITNIGGFHESALLSAVVRAVDASQGMTKEQTRQVEAGITVRTMSFEKLVKELAEDHQLYMMDKKGDFIRDAEIAENPCFLLTDHIPMPKKSYNSLKRLGTEKISLGPNMLFASQCVVLINNELDIRGF
- a CDS encoding DUF3087 family protein is translated as MKLQKINKEEYKKKMNLLLVSLVGSLALFAIVFGSILIELFGSVGSVTGEATGNFHLNVLGVFLSVALNAFIASRVKGHDYFKEALYVWNLKQTHNQIYRKLKRIQPKAEQGDREALTILYFYYTTQKQVYDLDNNTLTIKTVQQSLDNIVELSEKWSIELDIKAFSKDLVAKF